The following coding sequences are from one Hymenobacter sp. DG25A window:
- a CDS encoding RNA polymerase sigma factor yields MPLTSTELASITEEQLVQRLRTRDESAMTVFYDKYGTALYGVILRIVKKEEEAEDVLQEALVKIWHSFLSYDTSKGRLFTWVLNICRNLAIDKIRSRQHRVGTRTQPLEDSPAQWQAAPTAFRPEHIGIQEITKQLNPEQKEIIDLLYFGGFTQSEVAEELNLPLGTVKTRARAAIKVLAKLIR; encoded by the coding sequence GTGCCTTTAACCTCCACAGAATTAGCCTCCATCACCGAAGAGCAGCTGGTACAGCGGCTGCGGACCCGAGACGAGTCGGCCATGACGGTGTTCTACGATAAGTATGGCACCGCGCTTTATGGCGTCATACTTCGTATTGTAAAAAAAGAAGAAGAGGCCGAGGACGTGCTGCAGGAAGCACTGGTTAAAATCTGGCATTCCTTTCTGAGCTACGATACGTCAAAAGGCCGCCTGTTTACCTGGGTGCTGAACATTTGTCGGAATTTAGCTATCGACAAAATCCGCTCTCGTCAGCACCGCGTAGGTACTCGTACACAGCCGCTGGAAGACAGCCCGGCACAGTGGCAGGCCGCCCCCACGGCGTTCCGCCCTGAGCATATCGGGATACAGGAGATAACTAAACAGCTCAATCCGGAGCAAAAAGAGATTATCGACTTATTGTACTTCGGCGGTTTTACGCAAAGTGAAGTGGCAGAAGAACTCAATTTACCCCTCGGCACCGTTAAGACCCGCGCCCGGGCCGCCATCAAAGTACTCGCAAAACTGATTCGATAG
- a CDS encoding anti-sigma factor domain-containing protein, whose protein sequence is MNIQEYIESGVLEQYVLGTLTPREQAEVEHQAAVYPEIRQELDQITQALEGYALAHAAQPPAGMRERVLAGWQAAIQADAPPTAAPPAAEPGRVIAMPPPQEAAPSTGRVLTWLMAAAVALLLVSNFIFYRNWQNASQELVAMQSSRDELAANTRVVQQRLTQRTAELAMFRDDAYRMVELTGTPNAPGAKAKVHFNPATRAVYVEVRNLPKPPEGKQYQLWALDKGKPIDAGMLAEATMVGDSVQLMKSIASAQAFAMTVEPAGGSASPTLSSMAVLGNMN, encoded by the coding sequence GTGAACATTCAGGAATATATCGAATCAGGCGTTTTAGAGCAGTATGTGCTCGGGACTCTCACGCCGCGCGAGCAGGCGGAAGTAGAGCACCAGGCCGCTGTCTACCCCGAGATTCGACAGGAACTAGACCAGATTACGCAGGCCCTGGAGGGCTATGCGCTGGCCCACGCCGCCCAGCCGCCCGCCGGCATGCGGGAACGGGTGCTGGCCGGCTGGCAGGCCGCTATTCAGGCCGATGCCCCGCCCACCGCTGCACCCCCCGCAGCTGAGCCCGGCCGCGTTATTGCCATGCCACCGCCCCAGGAAGCGGCGCCCTCTACGGGACGGGTGCTTACCTGGCTGATGGCCGCTGCCGTGGCGCTGCTGCTGGTGAGCAACTTTATTTTCTACCGCAACTGGCAGAATGCCTCTCAGGAGCTGGTAGCCATGCAAAGCTCCCGCGACGAGCTGGCGGCCAATACCCGCGTGGTGCAGCAGCGGCTGACCCAGCGCACCGCCGAGCTGGCTATGTTCCGGGATGATGCCTACCGCATGGTAGAGCTGACGGGCACACCCAACGCCCCAGGCGCTAAGGCCAAGGTGCATTTTAACCCCGCTACCCGGGCCGTGTACGTAGAGGTGCGCAACCTGCCCAAGCCTCCGGAAGGCAAACAGTATCAGCTGTGGGCCCTGGATAAGGGCAAGCCCATTGACGCCGGTATGCTGGCCGAGGCTACCATGGTGGGGGATAGTGTGCAGCTTATGAAATCCATTGCCAGCGCGCAGGCCTTTGCCATGACGGTGGAACCCGCCGGCGGCAGTGCCAGCCCCACGCTTTCTTCCATGGCCGTGCTGGGCAACATGAACTAA
- a CDS encoding heme NO-binding domain-containing protein produces MHGTIMTLLKRYVQTQYDHATWVRLVEASGITYSDFEVQAVYPDQDLYTLVGHAAEMSGVPAEELHEKFGEYLVPDLMLMYGKLVDPTWRTLEMVENTEKHMHVHIRHQNPGHNPPVLQVERLGKNELQVEYVSPRRMGALAVGIIRGLAVYYNEEDRIEIEPVTSENGERVSIRVRRN; encoded by the coding sequence GTGCACGGAACCATCATGACCCTGCTGAAGCGCTATGTACAGACGCAATACGACCACGCCACCTGGGTGCGGCTGGTAGAGGCCTCCGGCATTACCTACAGCGACTTTGAAGTGCAGGCCGTGTATCCGGATCAGGACCTGTATACGCTGGTGGGCCACGCCGCCGAAATGTCCGGCGTGCCGGCTGAAGAGCTGCACGAGAAATTCGGCGAGTACCTGGTGCCCGACTTGATGCTGATGTACGGCAAGCTGGTGGACCCCACGTGGCGGACGTTGGAGATGGTGGAAAACACTGAAAAGCATATGCACGTCCATATCCGGCATCAAAACCCCGGCCATAACCCGCCCGTGCTACAGGTAGAGCGGCTTGGGAAAAATGAGCTGCAGGTAGAATATGTTTCTCCGCGCCGGATGGGCGCGCTGGCGGTAGGCATTATCCGGGGCCTGGCCGTGTATTATAACGAGGAAGACCGAATTGAGATAGAGCCCGTGACCAGTGAAAACGGCGAGCGGGTGAGTATCCGGGTAAGGCGTAACTAG
- a CDS encoding peroxiredoxin has translation MLQVGNSAPDFTLKTTTGETFRLSEQRGKRSVVLYFYPKDDTPGCTAEACSFRDQYEDFKDLGAEVVGVSSDSEASHQKFTQKHRLPFPLLADEGGKVRKLYEVPRALLGIIPGRVTFVIDKEGVIQYIFNSLNRATDHVANAKQVLATLSTPA, from the coding sequence ATGCTACAGGTAGGCAACTCAGCTCCAGACTTCACTCTCAAAACCACTACCGGCGAGACGTTTCGCCTCTCCGAGCAGCGTGGCAAGCGCAGCGTGGTATTATACTTTTACCCCAAAGATGATACGCCCGGCTGCACCGCCGAAGCCTGCTCTTTCCGCGACCAGTACGAGGATTTTAAGGACCTTGGCGCCGAGGTGGTGGGCGTAAGCTCCGATAGCGAGGCCTCGCATCAGAAGTTTACCCAGAAGCACCGTTTGCCCTTCCCGCTGCTGGCTGACGAAGGCGGCAAGGTGCGCAAGCTCTACGAGGTGCCCCGCGCGCTGCTGGGCATAATCCCCGGCCGGGTCACGTTCGTCATCGACAAAGAAGGGGTTATCCAGTACATCTTTAACTCCCTTAACCGGGCCACCGACCACGTAGCCAACGCCAAGCAGGTGTTAGCCACCCTGAGCACACCGGCGTAA
- a CDS encoding GAF domain-containing protein — MSDKLPHSLIPDTDVARLRTLHQYQIVNTTPEKIFDDFVALSAQLFNVPISLISLVDEDRVWYKANTGLPGLEGVARPDSLCSAAILQDEPLVYPDLEKERCRLVSPFVAQSAGLRFYAGSALRMPDDSNIGTLCVIGREAREFTETESVLLTRLAYLVSQTIALRGQFLAQGQLAEWDYAHDELEARLNENTTLARYLTSRAMGAANYDTDVLDMVYTRLESIQKVLDKYMVKSQ; from the coding sequence ATGAGCGATAAGCTTCCCCATTCTCTGATACCTGATACAGATGTCGCCCGTCTGCGGACGCTGCATCAGTACCAGATTGTGAATACCACGCCGGAAAAGATTTTTGATGATTTTGTCGCCCTGTCTGCGCAACTCTTCAACGTTCCTATCTCCCTGATTTCCTTGGTAGATGAGGATAGGGTGTGGTATAAGGCTAACACCGGGTTGCCCGGCCTGGAAGGCGTGGCTCGCCCCGACAGCCTCTGCTCGGCGGCTATTCTGCAGGATGAGCCCCTTGTATATCCGGATCTGGAAAAGGAGCGTTGCCGGTTGGTGAGCCCCTTTGTGGCGCAGTCGGCGGGGCTGCGGTTTTATGCCGGCTCGGCCCTGCGCATGCCCGATGATTCTAACATTGGTACGCTGTGCGTGATTGGCCGTGAGGCCCGCGAGTTTACGGAAACGGAGTCGGTGCTGCTGACCCGGCTGGCCTACCTGGTTAGCCAGACCATTGCGCTGCGCGGCCAATTCTTGGCCCAGGGCCAGCTGGCAGAGTGGGACTACGCCCACGATGAGCTGGAAGCCCGCCTGAACGAAAACACCACCCTGGCTCGCTATCTGACTTCCCGCGCTATGGGCGCGGCTAATTATGATACCGATGTGCTGGATATGGTGTATACCCGCCTGGAAAGCATTCAGAAAGTGCTGGATAAATATATGGTAAAGAGCCAATAG
- a CDS encoding M2 family metallopeptidase, protein MKKTLLSGLAFAALGTGVWSCATTSKAPVATTPAPTETAPVAAAPSWSQQADDFLKTYSAEYQRLYTASAEAEWRSNTHIVAGDTANSGATTRANERMAAFTGSAENIKRLRELLDHKADLSELQVKQLQTALYNAANSPQTIADVVKRRIKAEAAQTEKLYGFDYKYQGKSVTTNDLDELLRQEKSPAKRQQIWEASKAIGPTLKDGLLNLRDLRNQTVQALGYPDYFTYQASDYGMTREEMMALVRKINDELRPLYRELHTYARYELAKKYNVKQVPDYLPASWLPNRWGQDWSAMVDVKGLNIDPILAKKGAEWQVKQAERFYQSLGFPALPASFYEKSSLYPLPKDAGYKKNNHASAWHMDLDHDVRSLMSVEGNTEWYETTHHELGHIYYYLTYTNPEVPVLLRGGANRAYHEAMGSLMGLAATQKPFLAGLNLVDPKTQTDQTQTLLKEALNYAVFIPFASGVMSEWENSFYADKLPADQLNARWWALAKQYQGIVPPTTRGEQYLDPATKTHINDDPAQYYDYALSYVILFQLHDHIAKKILKQDPHATNYYGSKEVGHFLADIMRPGASKDWRTVLKEKTGEDLSARAMVDYFQPLMAYLKQQNKGRKYTM, encoded by the coding sequence ATGAAAAAAACCTTGTTATCCGGCCTGGCCTTTGCGGCGCTGGGTACGGGCGTATGGTCGTGTGCTACCACCAGCAAGGCGCCCGTAGCTACTACCCCGGCCCCCACCGAAACGGCGCCCGTTGCGGCCGCACCTTCCTGGAGCCAGCAGGCCGATGATTTCCTGAAGACTTATTCCGCCGAGTACCAGCGCCTCTATACTGCCTCGGCGGAAGCGGAATGGCGCTCTAACACGCATATTGTGGCTGGTGATACGGCCAACTCCGGGGCCACCACCCGCGCCAATGAGCGCATGGCGGCCTTCACCGGCTCGGCAGAAAATATAAAGCGCCTGCGGGAGTTGCTCGACCACAAAGCCGACCTCAGCGAGCTGCAGGTAAAGCAGCTGCAAACGGCGCTGTACAACGCCGCCAACTCGCCCCAGACTATTGCCGATGTGGTGAAGCGCCGCATTAAGGCCGAAGCCGCCCAAACAGAAAAGCTCTACGGTTTCGACTACAAGTACCAGGGCAAATCCGTGACCACCAACGACCTGGACGAGCTGCTGCGCCAAGAGAAAAGCCCCGCTAAGCGCCAGCAGATCTGGGAAGCCAGCAAAGCCATTGGCCCCACGCTGAAAGACGGCCTGCTGAACCTGCGCGACCTGCGCAACCAGACCGTGCAGGCCCTGGGATACCCCGACTACTTCACCTACCAGGCCTCCGACTACGGCATGACCCGCGAGGAGATGATGGCGCTGGTCCGCAAAATAAACGACGAGCTGCGCCCGCTCTATCGGGAGCTGCACACCTACGCCCGCTACGAGCTGGCCAAGAAATACAACGTCAAGCAGGTACCCGACTACCTACCCGCTTCCTGGCTGCCCAACCGCTGGGGCCAGGACTGGAGCGCCATGGTAGACGTGAAAGGCCTGAACATTGACCCCATACTGGCCAAAAAGGGCGCTGAGTGGCAGGTAAAGCAGGCCGAGCGCTTCTACCAGAGCCTGGGCTTCCCGGCCCTGCCCGCTTCGTTCTACGAAAAGTCGAGCCTGTACCCGCTGCCTAAAGATGCCGGGTACAAAAAGAACAACCACGCCTCGGCCTGGCACATGGACCTGGACCACGATGTGCGCAGCCTGATGAGCGTGGAAGGCAACACCGAGTGGTACGAAACCACCCACCACGAGCTGGGGCATATCTACTACTACCTCACTTACACCAACCCCGAAGTGCCCGTGCTGCTGCGAGGTGGTGCTAACCGTGCCTACCATGAGGCCATGGGCAGCCTCATGGGTCTGGCCGCTACCCAAAAGCCCTTCCTGGCGGGCCTGAACCTGGTAGACCCCAAAACCCAGACCGACCAGACCCAGACGCTGCTGAAGGAAGCCTTGAACTATGCCGTGTTCATTCCCTTTGCTTCGGGGGTGATGAGTGAGTGGGAAAACAGCTTCTATGCCGATAAGCTCCCCGCCGACCAGCTGAATGCCCGCTGGTGGGCCCTGGCCAAGCAGTACCAGGGCATTGTGCCGCCCACCACGCGCGGCGAGCAGTACCTGGACCCCGCCACCAAAACTCACATCAACGACGACCCCGCGCAGTATTATGACTATGCGCTGAGCTACGTTATCCTGTTCCAGCTGCACGACCACATTGCCAAGAAAATCCTGAAGCAGGACCCACACGCCACCAACTACTACGGCAGCAAGGAAGTAGGGCATTTTCTGGCCGACATTATGCGCCCCGGAGCAAGCAAAGACTGGCGCACGGTGCTAAAAGAGAAAACCGGCGAAGACCTTTCTGCCCGCGCCATGGTAGATTATTTCCAGCCGCTGATGGCTTACCTGAAGCAGCAGAACAAAGGCCGGAAGTACACCATGTAA
- a CDS encoding zinc-dependent peptidase, with translation MQYFIFAALVAVLVFFFYRYATRDARLRRQALAADFPETWRQILAERVAFYLSLSEVDKSRFEKRIQVFLAQTRITGIQTEIDDVTRVLVAASAIIPVFGFPDWEYGNLSEVLVVPDAWKEKQDPHKERAPLAGTLLGSVRNFQSSHYMHLSKASLEQGFKDSLDRQNVGIHEFAHLLDEADGVIDGVPALTFPAALRPEWEAVMQREIAAIRAGRSEINDYAGTNEAEFFAVVTEYFFEKPEKLQTEHPELYGLLLMAFRQNPRSRFGQWATDPRLWLKALRSRRKFGRNDPCPCGSGMKYKECHLLQEA, from the coding sequence ATGCAGTATTTCATTTTTGCGGCGCTGGTGGCCGTTCTGGTGTTTTTCTTTTACCGCTACGCCACGCGCGACGCCCGCCTGCGCCGGCAGGCCCTGGCCGCCGACTTCCCCGAAACCTGGCGGCAGATTCTGGCCGAACGGGTGGCGTTTTATTTGTCGCTTTCCGAGGTTGATAAGTCTCGTTTCGAAAAACGAATCCAGGTTTTCCTGGCCCAGACCCGCATCACCGGTATTCAGACTGAAATTGACGATGTAACGCGGGTGCTGGTGGCGGCCTCGGCCATTATTCCTGTGTTTGGCTTTCCCGATTGGGAGTATGGCAACCTGAGCGAGGTGCTGGTGGTGCCGGATGCCTGGAAGGAAAAACAGGACCCCCACAAGGAGCGAGCCCCGCTGGCCGGCACGCTGCTGGGCTCGGTGCGCAACTTCCAGTCCTCCCACTATATGCACCTGTCCAAAGCCTCCCTGGAGCAGGGTTTCAAGGATTCCCTCGACCGGCAGAACGTGGGCATTCACGAGTTTGCGCACTTGCTGGATGAGGCCGATGGCGTCATTGACGGGGTGCCGGCTCTTACGTTTCCGGCCGCCCTGCGCCCCGAGTGGGAAGCCGTGATGCAGCGCGAAATAGCCGCCATCCGGGCCGGGCGCTCCGAAATAAACGACTACGCGGGCACCAATGAGGCGGAGTTTTTTGCCGTGGTAACGGAGTATTTCTTTGAGAAGCCCGAGAAGCTGCAGACCGAGCACCCCGAGCTATATGGGCTGCTGCTGATGGCCTTCCGTCAGAACCCGCGCAGCCGCTTCGGGCAGTGGGCCACCGACCCGCGCCTGTGGCTAAAGGCACTGCGCAGTCGCCGCAAGTTCGGCCGCAACGACCCCTGCCCCTGCGGCAGTGGCATGAAGTACAAAGAGTGTCATTTGCTGCAGGAAGCCTGA
- a CDS encoding DUF5916 domain-containing protein: MFRISILFLGLLFLGIKALAQVAPAPAAAAPKKQLQALRISGGIKLDGLLDEAVWQQAPIATDFIQQRPNPGVPEKHRTEVRVLYDDANLYIGAIMHDSSPDSIMREMTQRDQFGNSDLFSVFLDTYHDQLNGYNFTVTTSGVQLDGRYSPAGGEDFNWNAVWDARTTQHGTDWVAEMRIPYSAIRFSKLPEQLWGLNFARQRKRDNQQFFWNEVKPTVNGFVNQWGELRGVRDIKPPLRLSVTPYISGYVNHNPLNEEGTKRTTTSFNGGADVKWGINESFTLDATLVPDFGQVQSDNQVLNLSPFEVQFNENRQFFTEGTELFNKGNLFYSRRVGATPIGFYGVRRGANEKILRNPAETRLLNATKISGRTKKGLGVGLFNALSNDVYATVRNTETGEEREVLTQPFSNYNIAVLDQSLKNNSYVSLINTNVTRWGSTYDANVTGGLFRFNNKKNSYALDGSMVYSRRRGTQFGTDKPIDDQDGYKYSLGVGKISGNLTWDINHSIESDKYNPNDLGLLFSNNSISQSFSVAYRKYQPFWKVNNMAFFGQVGHELLYKPTRYQSLYFYNGFNTTFTKSFLQVGYDFVLSPVSHDYFEPRTYPLGDYFVRVPGNADFVAFFNSDTRKRFALGMNAGLQRFGLDERLPRERRLKYSLGAYPRYRINNHLTFSYSLDWSLHRNQIGFVNGGLSQQEALDLPFTGQIMLGRRHVATVSNVVSAAYTFTNRMSFTLRTRHYTSNVRYADFAVLGPDGEERQADYRRNRDNTYNAFNVDAVYSWWFAPGSQVSIVWKNAGYTFLNAEKATPQYFDNFNNTINTPHNNSLSVKVLYYLDYLMVRRPK; the protein is encoded by the coding sequence ATGTTTCGTATTTCTATTCTTTTTCTGGGCCTCCTGTTTCTGGGCATAAAGGCCCTGGCCCAGGTAGCGCCCGCCCCGGCAGCAGCGGCGCCCAAAAAGCAGCTGCAGGCCCTGCGCATTAGTGGGGGTATTAAGCTGGATGGGCTGCTGGATGAAGCTGTTTGGCAGCAGGCGCCCATTGCTACCGATTTTATTCAGCAGCGGCCCAACCCCGGCGTGCCCGAGAAGCACCGTACCGAGGTGCGCGTGCTCTACGACGACGCCAACCTCTACATCGGGGCCATTATGCACGACTCCTCCCCCGACTCCATTATGCGGGAGATGACCCAGCGGGACCAGTTTGGCAACTCCGACTTGTTTTCCGTGTTTCTGGATACCTACCACGACCAGCTGAACGGCTACAACTTCACGGTAACCACCTCGGGCGTGCAGTTGGATGGGCGCTACTCCCCGGCCGGGGGCGAAGACTTTAACTGGAACGCCGTGTGGGATGCCCGCACCACCCAGCACGGCACCGACTGGGTGGCCGAAATGCGCATTCCGTACTCCGCCATTCGCTTCAGCAAACTACCCGAGCAGCTTTGGGGCCTCAACTTTGCCCGCCAGCGCAAGCGCGACAACCAGCAGTTTTTCTGGAACGAGGTGAAGCCCACTGTGAATGGCTTTGTAAACCAGTGGGGCGAGCTGCGCGGCGTGCGGGACATCAAACCACCATTGCGCCTCTCCGTCACGCCTTACATTTCCGGGTACGTGAACCATAACCCGCTGAATGAGGAAGGCACCAAGCGCACTACCACCTCCTTTAATGGCGGCGCTGACGTGAAATGGGGTATCAATGAAAGCTTTACGCTGGATGCCACCCTAGTGCCCGACTTTGGACAGGTACAGAGCGACAACCAAGTTCTGAACCTCTCGCCTTTTGAGGTGCAGTTCAACGAAAACCGCCAGTTCTTTACCGAAGGCACGGAGCTCTTCAACAAAGGCAACCTGTTCTACTCCCGCCGTGTGGGCGCCACGCCCATCGGGTTTTATGGGGTACGCAGGGGTGCCAATGAGAAGATATTGCGCAACCCGGCCGAAACCCGCCTGCTGAACGCCACCAAGATTTCGGGGCGCACCAAAAAAGGGCTTGGCGTGGGGTTGTTCAATGCGCTTTCCAATGATGTGTACGCCACTGTGCGCAACACCGAAACCGGCGAGGAGCGGGAGGTACTCACGCAGCCCTTCAGCAATTACAACATTGCCGTGCTGGATCAGTCCCTGAAAAACAACTCCTACGTGTCGCTCATCAACACCAACGTCACACGCTGGGGCAGTACCTACGATGCCAACGTGACGGGCGGCCTGTTTCGCTTCAATAACAAGAAGAATTCCTACGCCCTGGATGGCAGCATGGTGTATTCGCGGCGGCGCGGCACGCAGTTCGGCACCGATAAGCCAATTGACGACCAGGATGGCTATAAATACTCCCTGGGCGTGGGCAAAATCAGCGGCAACCTGACCTGGGACATAAACCACAGCATAGAGTCCGATAAGTACAACCCCAACGATTTGGGCCTGCTGTTTTCCAACAACAGCATTTCCCAGTCGTTTAGCGTGGCCTACCGCAAGTACCAGCCGTTCTGGAAGGTGAACAACATGGCATTTTTCGGGCAGGTGGGCCACGAGCTGCTCTACAAGCCTACCCGCTACCAGAGCCTGTATTTCTACAACGGCTTCAACACCACCTTCACCAAGAGCTTTCTGCAGGTGGGCTACGACTTTGTGCTGAGCCCTGTTTCGCACGACTACTTTGAGCCCCGCACCTACCCGCTGGGCGACTACTTTGTGCGGGTGCCCGGCAATGCCGACTTCGTGGCTTTCTTTAACTCCGATACGCGCAAGCGGTTTGCACTGGGTATGAATGCCGGCCTGCAGCGCTTCGGCCTGGATGAGCGGCTGCCGCGCGAGCGACGCCTGAAATACAGCCTGGGCGCCTACCCCCGCTACCGGATAAACAACCACCTCACCTTCAGCTATAGCTTGGACTGGAGCCTGCACCGCAACCAGATTGGCTTTGTAAACGGCGGCCTTAGCCAGCAGGAAGCTCTGGACCTACCCTTCACCGGTCAGATTATGCTGGGCCGCCGCCATGTGGCCACGGTTTCCAACGTAGTATCGGCGGCCTATACCTTCACCAACCGTATGTCGTTCACGCTGCGCACGCGGCACTACACCAGCAACGTGCGCTACGCCGACTTTGCCGTGCTGGGCCCAGATGGCGAGGAACGGCAGGCCGACTACCGCCGCAACCGCGACAATACCTACAATGCTTTCAATGTGGATGCAGTGTACTCCTGGTGGTTTGCGCCGGGCTCACAGGTAAGCATAGTCTGGAAAAACGCTGGCTATACCTTCCTGAATGCCGAAAAAGCCACGCCCCAGTACTTCGATAACTTCAATAACACCATCAATACGCCGCACAATAACTCGCTGTCCGTGAAGGTGCTGTACTACCTTGATTATCTGATGGTGAGAAGGCCTAAATAG
- a CDS encoding DUF4097 family beta strand repeat-containing protein, producing MNKIVFRALLAFLVLTWAQPLLAQQATKDQMVVALSSPGKPGTLHLKLVGGGIRVIGTSDKNVVIETSTRGGRRESGSSEAPAGMRRISQADNMDVTAQERANHVYIKTQSWQHPVDFVIRVPRQFSLQISTVQDGDVVVENVAGELEVANVNGSIRLKDVAGSAVLNTVNGEIIADFNSVTAGAPMAFSTVNGKLDITLPAKAKASLKLKSDMGEIYSDFDMTTDDSAPKVTRTAKNGTYRVNTDNWTYGKINGGGAEFMMKSLNGDIYIRRSK from the coding sequence ATGAACAAGATAGTATTTCGTGCCCTCCTGGCTTTTCTGGTACTTACCTGGGCCCAGCCACTGCTGGCGCAGCAGGCTACCAAAGACCAGATGGTGGTAGCGCTTAGCTCCCCCGGCAAGCCCGGCACCCTGCACCTTAAGCTGGTGGGAGGCGGTATTCGGGTTATTGGTACGTCGGATAAAAACGTCGTGATTGAAACCTCTACCCGGGGCGGGCGGCGCGAGTCCGGCTCCTCGGAAGCGCCCGCCGGCATGCGCCGCATTTCACAGGCCGATAATATGGACGTGACAGCGCAGGAGCGCGCCAACCACGTGTATATCAAAACGCAGTCCTGGCAGCATCCGGTTGATTTCGTTATCCGCGTACCCCGGCAGTTTTCCCTGCAGATTTCTACTGTGCAGGATGGCGACGTGGTAGTAGAAAACGTGGCCGGTGAGTTGGAGGTAGCCAACGTGAATGGCTCTATCCGGCTGAAAGATGTGGCGGGCTCCGCGGTGCTGAACACCGTGAACGGGGAAATAATAGCCGATTTCAACAGCGTAACGGCGGGGGCGCCCATGGCCTTCTCCACCGTGAACGGCAAGCTGGACATCACCCTACCGGCCAAAGCCAAGGCTTCTCTGAAGCTGAAGTCGGATATGGGTGAAATCTACAGCGACTTCGACATGACCACCGACGACAGCGCCCCCAAAGTGACGCGCACCGCCAAGAATGGCACCTACCGCGTGAACACCGACAACTGGACGTACGGCAAGATTAACGGCGGCGGCGCCGAGTTTATGATGAAGAGCTTAAACGGCGACATTTATATCCGCCGGTCCAAGTAA
- a CDS encoding DUF4097 family beta strand repeat-containing protein, which translates to MKPLTILGLIWTLLWLPSCSLQAQDRESTEKINREFALTGAAGSSTLAVYNIFGSVTVQGYSGNKVVVEATRTIKADNATQLEQGKKEAQMGFEQRGDSVIVFLQGPQDSRPRRNRNWNNHDIDYEYSFDIRVKVPRDMKVNASTVNGGEMQVQDVTGLVQARNVNGPVIIRNVREATVAKTVNGKIEVSLTTAPTQAASYQTINGDIAVTYPANASADLHFKSLHGEMYTDFPQTEVLPARVTQNQQREGAGTKYKLNKETAVRLGKGGPDIRLETLNGDVTIKKQN; encoded by the coding sequence ATGAAACCCTTAACCATACTCGGACTGATCTGGACACTTCTGTGGCTGCCTAGCTGCTCTCTGCAGGCCCAGGACCGCGAATCCACAGAGAAAATTAACCGGGAGTTTGCCCTCACCGGGGCCGCCGGAAGTAGCACCCTGGCCGTGTACAACATCTTCGGCTCGGTTACGGTGCAGGGCTATAGCGGCAATAAAGTGGTGGTAGAAGCTACCAGGACTATTAAAGCCGACAACGCCACCCAACTAGAGCAGGGTAAAAAGGAAGCCCAGATGGGCTTTGAGCAGCGCGGTGACAGTGTAATTGTATTCCTGCAGGGCCCCCAGGACTCCCGGCCCCGCCGGAACCGAAACTGGAACAACCACGACATTGACTACGAATATTCCTTCGATATCAGGGTGAAAGTGCCCCGGGATATGAAAGTAAATGCCTCTACGGTAAACGGTGGCGAGATGCAGGTACAGGATGTGACGGGGCTGGTTCAGGCCCGCAACGTCAACGGCCCCGTCATTATCCGAAATGTCAGGGAGGCTACTGTGGCCAAAACAGTGAATGGTAAAATAGAAGTCTCTCTCACCACGGCACCCACGCAGGCAGCCTCCTACCAAACCATCAACGGCGACATTGCGGTGACCTATCCGGCCAACGCCTCCGCGGACCTGCACTTCAAAAGCTTGCACGGCGAGATGTACACTGATTTTCCGCAGACAGAAGTATTGCCGGCCCGCGTAACGCAGAATCAGCAGCGCGAAGGTGCCGGCACCAAGTATAAACTCAACAAAGAGACGGCCGTGCGCCTGGGCAAAGGCGGCCCCGATATCCGCCTGGAAACCCTGAACGGCGACGTCACCATCAAAAAGCAAAACTGA